A portion of the Micromonospora vinacea genome contains these proteins:
- a CDS encoding M1 family metallopeptidase, translating into MNPKVSASSGATPGAGRSGDSYLPEHGNGGYRVLHYDLDLDYRVVSNRLGGRADITAVAVQSLSRFTLDLGRLRVQDVRVDGRPAKYLHRPDKLQIKPERPIGANDTFRVEIRYAGKPVPISGRWGELGWEELTDGVLVASQPNGSPSWFPCDDQPGAKATFRVAVTTPSPYTVLVTGDPVLQRRGASGTTWVYERREPTSPYLMSVQIGRYEMVDLAVGAVAQRAAIPPALRRNVAHDFGRHGEIMSALQRLFGPYPFREYVVVVTDDDLDDPVEAQGMAVFGRNHVDGRRTHERLIVHELAHQWFGNSLTVADWRHIWLNEGFATYAEWLWSGVCGEMSTDALAAQWYAWVAARPRHVVVADPGVDRMFDPLVYKRGALTVHALRKRVGDETFFTLLRAWVAEHPHATVTTEQFRLHAQRFAREPLDGLFGAWLDSPTLPPLPR; encoded by the coding sequence ATGAATCCGAAGGTGTCGGCGTCGAGCGGCGCAACGCCCGGCGCCGGCCGCTCCGGCGACTCCTACCTGCCCGAGCACGGCAACGGCGGCTACCGGGTGCTGCACTACGACCTGGACCTCGACTACCGGGTCGTGTCGAACCGCCTCGGCGGCCGGGCGGACATCACCGCGGTGGCCGTCCAGTCGCTGTCCCGATTCACTCTCGATCTCGGTCGGCTCCGCGTCCAGGACGTCCGGGTGGACGGCCGCCCGGCGAAGTACCTGCACCGCCCGGACAAACTGCAGATCAAACCCGAGCGGCCGATCGGCGCCAACGACACCTTCCGGGTGGAGATCCGGTACGCGGGAAAGCCGGTGCCCATCTCCGGCCGCTGGGGCGAACTCGGGTGGGAGGAACTCACCGACGGGGTACTTGTGGCAAGCCAGCCGAACGGATCACCGTCCTGGTTCCCCTGCGATGACCAGCCCGGCGCCAAGGCCACCTTCCGGGTGGCAGTCACGACTCCCTCCCCGTACACAGTTCTGGTGACCGGTGATCCCGTGCTCCAGCGGCGGGGCGCGAGCGGCACCACCTGGGTGTACGAACGGCGCGAGCCCACCTCGCCATACCTGATGAGCGTCCAGATCGGACGCTACGAGATGGTTGATCTGGCTGTCGGTGCGGTGGCGCAGCGCGCGGCGATCCCGCCTGCGTTGCGCAGGAACGTCGCCCACGACTTCGGCCGACATGGTGAGATCATGTCGGCGCTGCAGCGGCTCTTCGGGCCGTACCCCTTCCGGGAGTACGTCGTCGTCGTCACCGACGACGACCTCGACGATCCGGTCGAAGCGCAGGGCATGGCGGTCTTCGGGCGAAACCACGTCGACGGGCGGCGCACGCACGAGCGGCTGATCGTGCACGAACTGGCCCACCAGTGGTTCGGCAACAGCCTCACCGTGGCGGACTGGCGGCACATCTGGCTCAACGAGGGCTTCGCCACGTACGCCGAGTGGCTGTGGTCCGGCGTCTGCGGTGAGATGTCAACAGACGCTCTCGCCGCGCAGTGGTACGCGTGGGTCGCGGCTCGCCCGCGCCACGTCGTCGTCGCGGACCCCGGCGTCGACCGGATGTTCGACCCGCTGGTCTACAAGCGTGGCGCGCTGACGGTGCACGCCCTGCGGAAGAGGGTCGGCGACGAGACGTTCTTCACGCTCCTGCGAGCCTGGGTCGCCGAGCACCCACACGCGACGGTGACGACCGAGCAGTTCCGTCTGCACGCCCAACGCTTCGCCCGCGAGCCCCTGGACGGTCTGTTCGGTGCCTGGCTCGACAGCCCGACGTTGCCCCCGCTACCTCGCTGA
- a CDS encoding STAS domain-containing protein: MSDVTVDVDTTTDGTLVIQPHGTLHAEDAVELRQTLVRVLRRIRPLRLVLDLHDLDDLDGINLGTLATACQLGDDHQVVVFLDHSSPSIAERLAAAGVPRHRLRHIGVPFQAGPTGNP, encoded by the coding sequence ATGAGCGACGTGACGGTCGACGTCGACACCACCACCGACGGCACCCTGGTCATCCAACCGCATGGCACGCTGCACGCCGAGGATGCCGTCGAGCTACGCCAGACCCTCGTGCGAGTCCTTCGACGGATCCGCCCACTGCGGCTGGTCCTCGACCTCCATGACCTGGACGACCTGGACGGGATCAACCTCGGCACCCTCGCTACAGCCTGTCAGCTCGGCGACGATCACCAGGTCGTCGTCTTTCTCGACCACTCCTCCCCATCCATCGCCGAACGCCTCGCCGCCGCCGGTGTCCCCAGACACCGCCTTCGGCATATCGGTGTCCCGTTTCAAGCCGGCCCGACTGGAAACCCTTGA
- a CDS encoding CehA/McbA family metallohydrolase, translating into MPYGQVEVPAGFGRRALLAGAGGTLMLAALPTSARAANTTMAGAPTGAGRTSRITQGTMLVHTDMHNHTVMSDGDGSAEAAFASMREAGLDVAALTDHATLFSIEGLSSSEWRTTGDLANAANDPGQFTAIRGFEWSHPLQGHINVWNTSDFADLLRAGSPGSLYNWLTGRPGGLASFNHPGREAGRFNNFSFNASARDQLAGLEMFNRTDDFLFEGWSSGMTSPLVACLNAGWRPALTGVTDEHGTTWGFHEGKGRSGLWVAENTRAAVFEAMAARRSFATRVSGLRVDATANGVRMGGVLNVTSGDVRFLLDLDRGAAWDGKPLRIQVLRPGTSAPTVVDVIDTVNGQVTDFTVPLNVADGDWVVLRISDPSLPNGTPGPAGHPCNDFAVAYTSPWWLRP; encoded by the coding sequence GTGCCGTACGGCCAGGTCGAGGTCCCCGCAGGCTTCGGCCGACGGGCGCTTCTGGCCGGTGCCGGCGGGACGCTGATGCTGGCCGCGCTACCGACCTCGGCCCGGGCGGCCAACACGACGATGGCCGGCGCCCCGACCGGTGCCGGCCGGACATCTCGGATCACCCAGGGCACGATGTTGGTCCACACGGACATGCACAACCACACGGTGATGTCGGACGGCGACGGCAGTGCCGAGGCCGCGTTCGCCTCGATGCGCGAGGCCGGCCTGGACGTCGCCGCGCTGACCGATCATGCGACGCTCTTCTCCATCGAAGGGCTCAGCTCGTCGGAGTGGCGGACCACCGGCGACCTGGCCAACGCGGCCAACGATCCCGGTCAGTTCACCGCGATCCGCGGGTTCGAGTGGTCGCATCCGTTGCAGGGGCACATCAACGTCTGGAACACCTCCGACTTCGCCGACCTGTTGCGGGCCGGCAGCCCCGGCAGCCTGTACAACTGGCTCACCGGCCGGCCCGGGGGGCTGGCGAGCTTCAATCACCCCGGTCGTGAGGCGGGCCGGTTCAACAACTTCTCCTTCAACGCCTCGGCCCGCGATCAGCTCGCGGGGCTGGAGATGTTCAACCGGACCGACGACTTCCTCTTCGAAGGCTGGTCGTCGGGTATGACGTCACCGCTGGTGGCGTGCCTGAACGCCGGTTGGCGGCCGGCGCTGACCGGTGTCACCGACGAGCACGGCACCACCTGGGGCTTCCACGAAGGTAAGGGACGCAGCGGCCTGTGGGTCGCCGAGAACACCCGCGCGGCGGTGTTCGAGGCGATGGCCGCCCGTCGTTCCTTCGCCACGCGCGTCTCCGGGCTGCGGGTGGACGCCACCGCCAATGGCGTACGCATGGGCGGGGTCCTGAACGTGACCTCCGGCGACGTCCGGTTCCTGCTGGACCTCGACCGCGGCGCGGCCTGGGACGGCAAGCCCCTGCGGATCCAGGTCCTCCGCCCCGGCACCTCGGCGCCGACCGTCGTCGACGTCATTGACACCGTCAACGGTCAGGTCACGGACTTCACCGTGCCGCTCAACGTCGCCGACGGCGACTGGGTGGTACTCCGGATCTCCGACCCGTCCCTGCCCAACGGCACCCCCGGCCCAGCCGGTCACCCGTGTAACGACTTCGCGGTGGCCTACACCAGCCCCTGGTGGCTCCGGCCCTGA